The Anoplopoma fimbria isolate UVic2021 breed Golden Eagle Sablefish chromosome 20, Afim_UVic_2022, whole genome shotgun sequence genome includes a window with the following:
- the utp11 gene encoding probable U3 small nucleolar RNA-associated protein 11: MSSFKKAWKSRQKNHPERSQPGFRKHLGLLEKKKDYKLRADDYHKKQNTLSALRKKALDKNPDEFYYNMISTKLQDGVHVQKKASEEVEVTEEQKKVMRTQDIKYVEMKRVAEAKKIERMKGELHLLDAESKQKNKHTFFVDSKAEVQSFDLANHLDTAPELVDRVFNRPTLKTLETKSIHGAVDPNSMKKLAKQRNHQYKILSQRIDREKKMFVITQKIQTRKDLQDKNKKVKVKKETPNAAAIYKFDAKRKR; this comes from the exons ATGTCTTCGTTCAAGAAAGCGTGGAAATCCCGACAGAAGAACCACCCTGAAAGATCTCAG CCTGGTTTCAGGAAACATTTGGGATtgctggagaagaagaaagactaCAAGCTTCGAGCAGA tgattaCCACAAGAAACAGAACACTCTTTCTGCTCTGCGAAAGAAAGCTCTGGATAAGAATCCAGATGAGTTTTACTACAACATGATCAGCACTAAGCTGCAG gatggAGTTCACGTACAGAAAAAAGCCAGCGAGGAAGTGGAGGtgacagaggagcagaagaaggtGATGAGGACGCAGGATATCAAATATGTGGAGATGAAGAGAGTTGCGGAGGCTAAg AAAATTGAGAGGATGAAAGGAGAGCTCCATCTTCTGGATgcagaaagcaaacaaaaaaacaagcatacaTTTTTTGTAGATTCCAAGGCGGAAG TGCAGTCATTTGACCTGGCAAACCACCTCGACACAGCTCCTGAGCTGGTGGACAGAGTGTTCAACAGACCAACACTGAAAACTCTGGAGACTAAGAGCATCCATGGAGCTGTAGACCCTAACAGTATGAAG AAGTTGGCCAAACAGAGGAATCACCAGTACAAGATCCTTTCCCAGAGGAttgacagagaaaagaaaatgtttgtcatCACCCAGAAGATTCAGACCCGCAAGGACCTACAG GATAAGAACAAGAAGGTGAAGGTAAAAAAGGAGACGCCCAATGCTGCAGCTATCTACAAGTTTGATGCCAAGAGGAAGCGCTGA